In Parabacteroides sp. FAFU027, the following proteins share a genomic window:
- a CDS encoding cation:proton antiporter has protein sequence MHLAPLISDLALIMILGGSITLLFKWLKQPVVLGYIVAGFLASAKFPFLPSVQDVGSIHLWAEIGIIFLLFALGLEFSFKKLIHTGGPAIITAVLIMSGMMLSGFATGKLLGWEKMDSIFLGAMLSMSSTTIIIKAFDDLGLKSQKFTTTVFGVLVVEDLFAILMMVILSSIAVTQQVEGIHISESIFKLVFFLLLWFFTGIYLIPLFLRKVKRFLNAETLLVVAVGLCLGMVVIANSVGFSSALGAFIMGSILAETLEAESIEKIIKPVKDLFGAIFFVSVGMLVDPPVLVEYAFPILILTTVVVFGQIFFGATGILLSGQPLKIAIQSGFSLAQIGEFAFIIATLGISLKVTAPFLYPVAVAVSVITTFTTPFIMRMSGPVYLWLLKVLPARWVEFLERYSGGSNTVNRQSEWKEMLNAVTWHVLIHAILLSGIVWGSFKFLTPFLIGKWGDGIGSLVASASTLAVMAPLLWSLSFKRVKRNLFRSMWVDSRYNHGPLMSIAVLRFLISLVFVMTVLVHFYSFRLGTIVGFAVLCMLVILFSKQIRRTVIHLEKTMIRHLNERENAQRPRIDNLIHDIHLAEFEVSPDSELIGRYLYKADFRNNYGVSIVSIHRGSKHIHIPGARDQLMPYDRVSVVGNDEQIRSFGKLVELRQTVEFSNEESVGVEMKNLTIEENSFFIGKTIRETNFHQSQTLVISIQRKDGEVVQPAADMLFQSGDLVTLVGPKDKLQSITQGFCAIS, from the coding sequence ATGCATTTAGCTCCCCTCATATCCGACCTGGCGCTGATTATGATACTCGGCGGGTCGATCACCTTACTGTTTAAGTGGCTCAAACAACCCGTTGTGCTGGGCTATATCGTGGCCGGCTTCCTGGCTTCGGCCAAATTTCCCTTCCTGCCATCGGTGCAGGATGTGGGGAGTATCCATCTGTGGGCCGAAATCGGGATTATCTTCCTGCTATTTGCGCTTGGGTTGGAGTTTAGCTTCAAAAAGCTGATCCATACGGGCGGGCCTGCTATCATCACGGCGGTATTGATCATGTCGGGCATGATGTTGTCGGGATTTGCCACCGGCAAGTTACTTGGCTGGGAGAAGATGGACAGCATATTCCTCGGCGCGATGCTCTCGATGTCATCCACCACCATTATCATCAAGGCTTTTGACGACCTGGGACTGAAGAGCCAGAAGTTTACCACCACGGTGTTTGGAGTGTTGGTGGTAGAGGATCTCTTTGCCATCCTGATGATGGTAATCCTCTCTTCCATTGCCGTAACGCAACAGGTGGAGGGCATCCATATCTCGGAAAGCATCTTCAAGCTGGTCTTTTTCCTCTTACTCTGGTTCTTTACCGGTATTTACCTGATTCCGCTATTTCTGCGAAAGGTGAAACGGTTCCTCAATGCGGAGACGCTGCTCGTTGTGGCAGTCGGACTTTGCCTGGGAATGGTGGTCATTGCCAATTCGGTGGGATTTTCGTCGGCACTGGGCGCCTTTATCATGGGGTCAATTCTGGCCGAAACCCTTGAAGCGGAGAGTATCGAGAAGATTATCAAACCGGTGAAAGACCTGTTTGGCGCCATCTTCTTTGTATCGGTGGGTATGCTGGTGGATCCGCCGGTTTTGGTCGAATATGCATTTCCTATTTTAATACTGACCACGGTTGTTGTCTTCGGGCAGATCTTTTTCGGGGCAACGGGTATCCTGTTGTCCGGACAACCATTGAAAATCGCCATCCAGTCGGGATTCAGCCTGGCCCAGATCGGTGAATTTGCCTTTATCATAGCCACATTGGGAATAAGCCTGAAGGTGACTGCACCGTTTCTCTATCCTGTAGCCGTGGCGGTATCGGTGATCACTACCTTTACCACCCCGTTTATCATGCGGATGTCGGGGCCGGTCTATCTGTGGCTGCTTAAGGTCCTTCCAGCCCGGTGGGTGGAGTTCCTCGAACGTTATTCGGGAGGATCAAACACCGTCAACCGCCAGTCGGAGTGGAAAGAGATGCTCAATGCCGTCACCTGGCACGTACTGATCCATGCTATCCTGTTGAGCGGAATCGTCTGGGGCTCGTTTAAATTCCTCACCCCGTTTCTGATTGGCAAATGGGGCGACGGGATCGGAAGTCTGGTCGCCAGCGCTTCTACCCTGGCCGTTATGGCTCCGCTGCTTTGGTCTTTATCATTCAAAAGGGTCAAACGAAACCTGTTCCGCTCCATGTGGGTGGACTCCCGCTACAACCACGGCCCGTTGATGTCAATCGCGGTACTGCGTTTCCTCATCTCACTGGTCTTTGTGATGACCGTGCTGGTGCATTTTTACTCCTTCCGGTTAGGGACAATCGTAGGTTTCGCGGTGTTGTGTATGCTGGTCATCCTTTTTTCCAAACAGATCCGAAGAACGGTGATCCATTTGGAGAAAACGATGATACGCCACCTCAATGAACGGGAAAATGCACAGCGCCCACGCATTGACAACCTCATCCATGACATCCACCTGGCGGAATTTGAGGTATCGCCGGACAGCGAGTTGATCGGACGCTACCTCTACAAGGCGGATTTCCGCAATAATTACGGAGTGAGCATCGTTAGCATTCACCGGGGAAGCAAACACATTCACATTCCGGGAGCACGGGATCAACTGATGCCATACGACCGCGTATCGGTGGTGGGAAATGACGAACAAATCAGGAGTTTTGGCAAGCTGGTGGAACTTCGCCAGACGGTAGAATTTTCAAATGAAGAGTCGGTCGGTGTGGAAATGAAAAACCTGACCATCGAGGAGAATTCCTTCTTCATCGGGAAGACTATCCGGGAGACAAACTTTCATCAGTCTCAGACCCTGGTTATCAGTATCCAGCGAAAAGACGGCGAAGTGGTGCAACCGGCCGCCGATATGCTGTTTCAATCCGGCGATTTGGTGACATTAGTCGGTCCGAAAGACAAATTACAGAGCATAACACAGGGTTTCTGCGCTATTTCATAA
- a CDS encoding DUF2723 domain-containing protein: MKNYKLVNNLVGWLVFAISAVVYLMTIEPTASFWDCPEFISSAFKLEVGHPPGAPFHMLTNRFFANFASDPAHVAKMVNSVSAILSALCILFLFWTITHLAKRLVVKNDKMTTGQLIAIMGSGVVGALAYTFSDTFWFSAVEGEVYAYSSFFTAIVFWLILKWESVADKSHATRFIVLISYMMGLSIGVHLLNLLCIPALVLVFYYKKNPDADLKGSLKALALSLVLLVLVMYGMIPGLVKVAGWFELMFVNGFGMPFNSGMIFYVVILIAAIIWALLETTKGNHKVRIIASFVAVTALIGLPFLTGGALGVILGLAILGGLGYYLYKQKEINLVLLNTALLCMMSIVIGYSTYALIIIRSAANTPMDQNSPEDVFSLGRYLGREQYGDRPLFYGETFASEVARDNQGQAVVNRGAPNWTRKVKKDASEKDQYVISSYKEDYDYYSETKMLFPRMYSKQPNHIQAYKEWTNFQGTPVTFNRMGENVTVQMPTLVENIKFFVSYQLNFMYWRYFMWNFSGRQNDIQGNGEVQDGNWISGFNFIDKFLVGDQSNLPPDYANNKGHNVYFMLPLLLGIIGLLFQAYSGKKGIQDFWVTFFLFFMTGIAIVIYLNQYPYQPRERDYAYAGSFYAFAIWIGLGVAGIAQGLKKYTNETVGAVIATVACLFIPYQMGAQNWDDHDRSGRYVCRDFGYNYLVSCPKDAILFTNGDNDTFPLWYNQEVEGVRTDVRVCNLSYLQTDWYIDQMRRPAYDSPSLPISFKPYQYVQGTRDIVYVTNMLNQPMDIRQAMDVIKSDDPNLKVKQGDQQFEFIPTESLFLPVDSAQVIQSGAVAKNHTTPIVKKFEISLKGKQYIGKHEMIIMDMLANSQWKRPICYAVTVGNENYMNLNKYFRLEGLAYQVVPQDFGPNGGVDTEVMYDNMMNKFKWGGADNPKVYLEENTLRMCKTFRFMFGRLATALIQEGKNDKAHKLLDKCQKVLPAYNIPHDYSSLSLAECYYRLGDRKKAEELTEAIAGNCMANLKWFYSLNHTQLNSAMSEVGNNLAIVQSVLQLYSTFNPKLGEKYMPAFQSYSAGWNAAHPAKQQ; encoded by the coding sequence ATGAAAAATTACAAGTTAGTAAACAATTTAGTCGGTTGGTTGGTATTTGCCATCTCGGCAGTGGTTTATCTGATGACCATTGAGCCAACAGCCAGTTTCTGGGATTGCCCGGAGTTCATTTCATCCGCTTTTAAGCTGGAAGTAGGTCACCCGCCGGGCGCGCCGTTCCACATGCTTACCAACCGCTTCTTTGCCAACTTCGCTTCTGATCCTGCGCATGTCGCCAAAATGGTAAACAGCGTATCGGCTATCCTGAGTGCGCTATGTATCCTCTTCCTCTTCTGGACGATCACGCATTTGGCTAAACGACTTGTAGTTAAAAACGATAAAATGACCACCGGCCAACTGATCGCTATCATGGGTAGTGGTGTGGTTGGTGCATTGGCTTACACTTTTTCCGATACCTTCTGGTTTTCTGCCGTGGAAGGTGAGGTTTACGCCTACTCCTCTTTCTTTACCGCGATTGTATTCTGGCTCATCCTCAAATGGGAGTCGGTTGCCGACAAATCGCATGCCACCCGCTTCATTGTACTGATCTCTTATATGATGGGACTCTCTATCGGAGTCCACTTGCTGAACCTGCTTTGTATTCCGGCTCTCGTTCTTGTGTTCTACTACAAGAAAAATCCGGACGCCGACCTGAAAGGTTCACTGAAAGCATTGGCGCTTTCGCTTGTCCTGCTCGTTTTGGTAATGTACGGAATGATTCCGGGACTGGTAAAAGTAGCCGGATGGTTTGAGTTGATGTTTGTCAACGGCTTTGGTATGCCGTTTAACAGTGGTATGATCTTCTATGTGGTAATCCTGATTGCGGCTATCATCTGGGCGCTTCTGGAGACCACTAAAGGAAATCACAAAGTGCGTATCATTGCTTCATTTGTTGCCGTAACAGCATTGATCGGACTTCCGTTCCTGACCGGTGGCGCATTGGGTGTTATTTTAGGCCTGGCTATCCTCGGTGGATTAGGATATTACCTTTACAAACAAAAAGAGATCAATCTGGTATTGTTGAATACAGCCCTGCTTTGTATGATGTCTATCGTAATCGGTTATTCCACTTACGCATTGATTATTATCCGGTCGGCTGCTAACACACCAATGGACCAGAACTCTCCGGAAGACGTATTCTCTCTGGGACGTTACCTGGGCCGTGAGCAATACGGTGACCGTCCTTTATTCTATGGTGAAACTTTCGCTTCGGAAGTTGCCCGCGACAACCAGGGACAAGCCGTTGTAAATCGTGGCGCTCCCAACTGGACCCGCAAAGTCAAAAAAGATGCTTCTGAAAAAGATCAATACGTAATCAGCAGCTACAAGGAGGATTACGACTACTACTCCGAAACCAAGATGCTGTTCCCACGTATGTACAGCAAACAGCCTAACCATATCCAGGCATACAAAGAATGGACTAACTTCCAGGGAACTCCCGTTACTTTCAACCGTATGGGTGAAAATGTAACCGTACAGATGCCAACGTTGGTAGAAAACATCAAATTCTTTGTCTCTTACCAGTTGAATTTCATGTACTGGCGCTATTTCATGTGGAACTTCTCAGGTCGTCAGAATGATATCCAGGGTAACGGAGAGGTACAAGACGGAAACTGGATTTCAGGATTCAACTTCATAGACAAATTCCTGGTGGGCGACCAGTCAAATCTGCCACCGGATTATGCCAACAATAAAGGCCACAACGTGTACTTTATGTTGCCGTTGTTGCTCGGTATCATCGGTCTGTTGTTCCAGGCATATTCTGGTAAAAAAGGCATCCAGGATTTCTGGGTTACCTTCTTCCTCTTCTTCATGACCGGTATCGCGATTGTGATTTACCTGAACCAGTATCCTTACCAGCCACGTGAGCGTGACTATGCTTATGCTGGTTCCTTCTATGCCTTTGCCATCTGGATAGGCCTCGGTGTAGCCGGTATTGCACAAGGACTGAAGAAATATACCAATGAAACAGTAGGCGCCGTTATCGCAACAGTAGCCTGTCTTTTCATCCCTTACCAGATGGGTGCCCAAAACTGGGACGACCATGACCGTTCAGGCCGTTACGTTTGTCGTGACTTCGGATACAACTACCTTGTTTCTTGTCCGAAAGATGCGATACTCTTCACTAACGGGGATAACGATACCTTCCCACTCTGGTACAACCAGGAAGTAGAAGGCGTGCGTACCGACGTTCGCGTATGTAACCTCAGCTATTTGCAGACAGACTGGTACATTGATCAAATGCGCCGTCCAGCATACGATTCTCCGTCGCTTCCGATTTCGTTCAAGCCTTACCAGTACGTACAGGGAACACGCGATATCGTATATGTGACCAATATGCTCAACCAGCCAATGGATATTCGTCAGGCGATGGATGTGATTAAATCAGACGATCCTAACCTGAAAGTAAAACAGGGCGATCAGCAGTTTGAATTTATCCCGACCGAATCTCTCTTCCTGCCGGTTGATTCTGCACAGGTTATACAGTCAGGTGCTGTGGCTAAAAACCACACTACTCCGATCGTGAAGAAATTCGAAATATCTCTCAAAGGCAAACAATACATCGGTAAACATGAAATGATCATCATGGATATGTTGGCAAACAGCCAGTGGAAACGTCCGATCTGCTATGCTGTAACCGTAGGTAACGAAAACTACATGAACCTGAACAAATACTTCCGTCTGGAAGGTCTGGCTTATCAGGTAGTGCCTCAGGATTTCGGTCCTAACGGCGGCGTTGATACCGAAGTGATGTATGATAACATGATGAATAAGTTCAAATGGGGAGGCGCAGATAATCCGAAAGTTTACCTGGAAGAAAATACCCTCCGCATGTGTAAAACATTCCGCTTCATGTTTGGCCGTCTGGCTACAGCGCTGATCCAGGAAGGTAAAAACGACAAAGCTCATAAGTTGCTCGACAAATGTCAGAAAGTGCTTCCGGCTTACAATATTCCTCACGACTATTCATCATTGTCGTTGGCTGAATGTTATTACCGACTGGGAGACCGCAAAAAAGCGGAAGAACTGACAGAAGCAATTGCAGGTAACTGCATGGCAAACCTGAAATGGTTCTACTCACTGAATCATACTCAGTTGAATTCGGCTATGAGCGAAGTGGGCAACAACCTCGCTATCGTGCAGTCAGTCCTTCAATTGTACTCTACATTTAATCCAAAACTGGGTGAGAAATATATGCCTGCATTCCAGAGCTACAGCGCTGGTTGGAACGCTGCTCACCCGGCTAAACAACAGTAA